The Glycine max cultivar Williams 82 chromosome 12, Glycine_max_v4.0, whole genome shotgun sequence genome window below encodes:
- the LOC100811667 gene encoding UPF0496 protein At4g34320 — translation MGSHMSKRIPETSSSIGLSTELHYKTELSSYEAACKLDSDLQFFDTTLQARANQVINTLAVGVEVRALSFDSLKQITECLLEMNQEVVKVILDCKKDIWKSQELFELVEEYFENSLKTLDFCTVLEKCLKRARDSQLLIHVAVQQFEEESGSGDNRYARTLQEFKNFKAAGDPFTEEFFQIFQSVYKHQILMLEKLQLRKNKLDKKLKYIHSWRKVSSMIFVATFAAVLICSVVAAAIAAPPVAAAIAAATSIPIGSMGKWIDSLWRNYENALKGQKEVISSMQAGTYVAIKDLDNIRILIDRLEIEIESLLHNVDFAIEEEAVKVAIEEIKKKLGVFMKNVEDLAVQADMCSRDIRRARTVVLQRIIKHPHN, via the coding sequence ATGGGGAGTCATATGAGCAAGAGGATCCCTGAAACTTCTTCTTCTATTGGCCTCAGCACCGAATTGCACTACAAAACTGAGTTGAGTTCCTATGAAGCTGCTTGCAAGCTTGATTCTGATTTGCAGTTCTTTGACACCACACTTCAAGCTAGAGCAAATCAAGTTATCAACACTCTTGCTGTTGGTGTTGAAGTTCGAGCCCTTTCATTCGATTCTCTAAAGCAAATCACAGAATGCCTTCTGGAGATGAACCAGGAAGTTGTCAAGGTAATCTTGGACTGCAAGAAAGACATTTGGAAGAGCCAGGAACTGTTTGAACTGGTTGAGGAATACTTTGAGAATAGTTTGAAAACTTTGGACTTCTGCACTGTATTGGAGAAGTGCCTAAAGCGCGCTCGCGACAGCCAATTGCTTATTCATGTAGCTGTTCAACAGTTTGAGGAAGAATCAGGATCAGGAGACAATCGCTATGCGAGGACATTGCAAGAATTTAAGAATTTCAAGGCAGCTGGTGACCCTTTCACCGAAGAGTTTTTCCAGATATTTCAGTCTGTTTACAAGCACCAGATACTCATGCTTGAAAAGTTGCAACTTAGGAAGAACAAGCTTGATAAGAAGCTAAAATACATCCATTCATGGAGGAAGGTTTCGAGTATGATCTTTGTGGCTACATTTGCTGCAGTCTTGATCTGCTCGGTTGTAGCAGCAGCCATTGCAGCACCACCTGTTGCTGCTGCGATAGCTGCTGCTACGTCGATCCCAATCGGATCCATGGGGAAGTGGATTGACTCGCTCTGGAGGAACTATGAAAATGCATTGAAGGGACAGAAGGAAGTGATTAGCTCAATGCAGGCCGGTACCTATGTTGCCATAAAGGACTTAGACAACATTAGGATTCTCATTGATAGGCTTGAAATTGAGATTGAGTCTCTATTGCATAATGTAGATTTTGCAATTGAAGAAGAAGCTGTGAAGGTTGCAATAGAGGAGATCAAGAAGAAGCTTGGAGTGTTTATGAAGAATGTTGAAGATTTGGCAGTTCAAGCTGATATGTGTAGCCGTGACATTAGGAGGGCAAGGACTGTGGTCCTGCAGAGAATCATAAAGCATCCCCACAATTGA